Proteins co-encoded in one Cyanobacteria bacterium QS_8_64_29 genomic window:
- a CDS encoding ribonuclease HII — protein sequence MPAQQPGDALVAGVDEVGRGALFGPVVAAAVVLPASASGELVRAGVRDSKQLSAQRRQALVPTIGNVARDWAVASASAREIDRLNVRQAARLAMVRAVDALAVRPQACWIDGREQLPELALPQRSWIRGDARVAAIAAASIVAKVCRDECIAQQAPTYPAYDLAANKGYGTRRHRQALQRYGPSDQHRRSFRPCQQAPAASHRD from the coding sequence ATGCCGGCGCAGCAACCGGGCGATGCCCTCGTTGCGGGCGTGGATGAGGTCGGCCGCGGGGCCTTGTTTGGCCCTGTCGTCGCGGCAGCAGTGGTCTTACCGGCCTCGGCCTCGGGCGAGCTGGTCCGAGCGGGCGTCCGCGACAGCAAGCAGCTCTCGGCGCAACGGCGGCAGGCCCTGGTCCCCACCATCGGCAATGTGGCCCGCGATTGGGCGGTGGCCAGCGCGAGCGCCCGCGAGATTGATCGGCTCAACGTCCGCCAGGCCGCCCGATTGGCGATGGTGCGTGCGGTCGATGCCTTGGCCGTGCGTCCCCAGGCTTGCTGGATTGACGGTCGGGAGCAGCTTCCCGAGCTGGCGCTGCCGCAGCGCAGCTGGATTCGCGGCGATGCGCGCGTTGCCGCGATTGCCGCCGCCAGCATTGTGGCCAAGGTTTGCCGGGACGAGTGCATCGCTCAGCAAGCCCCCACCTATCCGGCCTACGACCTAGCCGCGAACAAAGGCTATGGAACGCGCCGCCACCGGCAAGCCCTACAGCGCTACGGCCCCTCGGACCAGCACCGCCGGTCGTTCCGTCCCTGCCAACAAGCGCCAGCAGCGTCCCATCGGGATTAA
- a CDS encoding IscS subfamily cysteine desulfurase (catalyzes the removal of elemental sulfur from cysteine to produce alanine; involved in NAD biosynthesis), with protein sequence MSHPIYLDCHATTPVDERVVEAMLPYFNQRFGNPASGVHAYGWEAEAAVERARQTVAEAIGATPDEIAFTSGATEANNLAIKGTAEAYFRRGRHIVTVQTEHRAVLDPCNYLEQLGFEVTYLPVNAQGLLDPQQVAQALRRDTVLVSVMVANNEIGVLQPIGEIGAICREHGVPFHTDAAQAIARVPLSVDALAVDLMSLTAHKAYGPKGIGALYVRQRQRRARLAPQMHGGGQEGNLRPGTLYPPQIAGMAKAIELGCAEMAARAQHQRQLRQRLWAQLSAALDSLYLNGHPSERLPGNLNISVAGVDGLSLLSGVMAVAAVSAGSACSSGSSAPSHVLKALGRSDRLARASLRFGIGRDNTAEQIDRVARQTVATVRSLRSAETVAAAKPTSSGG encoded by the coding sequence ATGTCGCATCCCATCTATCTCGATTGCCACGCCACTACACCCGTTGACGAGCGGGTCGTGGAGGCCATGCTGCCCTATTTCAACCAACGCTTTGGCAATCCCGCCAGCGGGGTTCACGCCTACGGCTGGGAAGCCGAGGCAGCGGTCGAACGCGCCCGCCAAACGGTGGCTGAGGCCATTGGGGCCACCCCCGATGAGATCGCGTTTACCAGCGGCGCTACTGAAGCCAACAACCTCGCCATTAAGGGAACGGCCGAGGCGTACTTTCGCCGCGGCCGCCACATTGTGACGGTGCAGACCGAGCACCGCGCCGTCCTCGATCCCTGCAATTACCTGGAGCAGTTGGGGTTTGAGGTCACCTACCTGCCTGTGAATGCCCAAGGGCTGCTCGATCCCCAGCAGGTGGCGCAAGCCCTGCGCCGCGATACGGTACTGGTTTCGGTCATGGTGGCCAACAATGAGATTGGCGTGCTGCAACCGATTGGCGAAATTGGGGCTATTTGCCGGGAGCACGGGGTGCCGTTCCACACCGATGCCGCCCAGGCGATCGCCCGGGTACCGCTGTCGGTGGATGCGCTGGCAGTGGATCTGATGTCGCTGACCGCGCACAAGGCCTACGGTCCCAAGGGAATTGGGGCGCTCTACGTGCGGCAGCGCCAGCGGCGCGCGCGCCTGGCACCGCAGATGCACGGCGGCGGCCAAGAAGGCAACTTGCGCCCCGGAACGCTCTATCCGCCCCAAATCGCGGGCATGGCCAAGGCAATCGAGCTGGGCTGCGCTGAGATGGCAGCGCGGGCGCAACACCAGCGGCAGCTGCGGCAGCGCCTGTGGGCCCAGCTGAGCGCAGCCTTGGACAGCCTTTATCTCAACGGCCACCCCAGCGAGCGCTTGCCGGGCAATCTCAACATCAGCGTTGCCGGTGTTGATGGTTTGTCCCTGCTATCGGGGGTGATGGCCGTAGCGGCCGTGTCTGCGGGCTCGGCTTGCAGCTCGGGCTCGAGCGCCCCTTCCCACGTTCTGAAAGCGTTGGGGCGCTCGGATCGGCTGGCGCGCGCGTCGCTGCGCTTTGGCATCGGGCGCGACAATACCGCCGAGCAGATCGATCGCGTCGCTCGCCAGACCGTCGCGACCGTCCGATCGCTGCGCTCGGCCGAGACAGTTGCCGCCGCGAAGCCAACTTCCTCTGGCGGCTAG
- a CDS encoding UDP-glucose 4-epimerase — MATHLVTGAAGFIGSHVAEALLQQGERVIGIDSFNDYYDAALKRQNVAALQSHAAFELIAGEIQTLDWPALLAQSSTVFHQAAQAGVRASWGQGFGDYTERNINATQCMLEAAKHASGLQRFVFASTSSVYGNAETLPTPESVCPQPISPYGITKLAAEQLCWLYWQNFGVPATALRYFTVYGPRQRPDMAFHKFFRAALAGEPIAVYGDGRQTRDFTFISDAVAANLAAAQAPEAVGQAINVGGGSRVALTEVLDAIERTVGRSLQRRYAERAMGDARHTGADVSRAHRVLGYRPQVPLESGLQQQWAWMQATYEAATG; from the coding sequence ATGGCAACCCATCTAGTAACTGGTGCTGCCGGTTTTATCGGCTCTCACGTGGCCGAAGCGCTGCTACAGCAGGGCGAGCGCGTCATCGGCATCGACAGCTTCAACGACTACTACGATGCAGCGCTCAAGCGCCAAAACGTCGCGGCGCTGCAGTCCCATGCGGCGTTCGAGCTCATCGCGGGCGAGATTCAGACGCTCGATTGGCCGGCGCTGCTGGCGCAAAGCTCGACGGTATTTCACCAAGCGGCCCAAGCAGGCGTACGCGCCAGTTGGGGGCAAGGCTTTGGGGACTACACCGAACGCAACATCAATGCCACCCAGTGCATGCTGGAGGCCGCCAAGCATGCCTCGGGGTTGCAGCGTTTTGTCTTTGCCTCCACCTCCTCGGTCTACGGCAATGCCGAGACCCTGCCCACCCCCGAGTCGGTTTGCCCGCAGCCCATCTCCCCCTACGGCATCACCAAGCTGGCTGCCGAGCAGCTCTGCTGGCTCTACTGGCAAAACTTCGGCGTTCCGGCGACGGCGCTGCGCTACTTCACCGTCTACGGCCCGCGGCAGCGACCGGATATGGCGTTTCACAAGTTTTTCCGGGCCGCGCTTGCCGGCGAGCCCATCGCCGTTTACGGTGACGGCCGGCAGACGCGCGATTTTACCTTCATCAGCGATGCCGTCGCTGCCAACTTGGCGGCCGCGCAAGCCCCAGAAGCGGTAGGGCAGGCCATCAACGTCGGCGGCGGCAGCCGCGTCGCGCTGACCGAGGTGCTGGATGCCATCGAGCGGACGGTCGGTCGGTCGCTGCAACGTCGCTACGCCGAGCGCGCCATGGGCGATGCGCGCCATACGGGGGCCGATGTCTCGCGGGCGCATCGGGTGCTGGGCTATCGACCGCAAGTGCCGCTAGAGTCCGGATTGCAGCAGCAGTGGGCCTGGATGCAGGCCACCTATGAGGCTGCAACCGGTTAG
- a CDS encoding ribonuclease E/G has product MPKQIVIAEQYHVAAVFAEDRIDEFVVAAGKQQVGDIYLGVVENIIPGIDAAFVNIGDAERNGFMHVTDLGPLRQKRSAGTITELLVPYQKVLVQVMKEPTSTKGPRLTGNITLPGRYVVLMPYGKGVNLSQRISQDSERNRLRALGVLTKPAGMGLLVRTEAEGQPEETIVEDLESLQSQWEQIQEQAGTAKPPALLTRDDDFIQRVLRDSYSSDVNRIVVDSDPALKQVKQQLTNWNGGQKLSGVVLDRHRESQPILDYFRITATIREALKPRVELPSGGHIVIEPTEALTVVDVNSGSFTRSATARETVLWTNCEAAWEIARQLRLRKIGGVIIVDFIDMESRRDQLRVLEYFDQALQADKAKPQIAQLSELGLIELTRKREGKSLYELFSQTCTSCEGLGHLARLPGEPDGERPSGPQQRPSLSEAKATDGVPAAGDDAGSDRDLELLNHPDYRGRRGGERRGSRRRRNGKSGTSKSSGEASPPNESASQKATGSARSPRGKGKSRSERNQTPAPASETSPTEADGGTGKSPSRSRVRSDRSAASDKAPLETVTVEMTPQEQQVYALMGLSPLVRLDREISNPQSVVAQVRPPAEASAAPAASAPQAASGDSNQPSSGSARERSTVTPPRRRRRRRSASQDGNATQS; this is encoded by the coding sequence ATGCCCAAGCAAATCGTCATTGCGGAGCAGTATCACGTTGCTGCTGTCTTTGCTGAGGATCGCATCGACGAGTTTGTCGTTGCAGCCGGCAAACAGCAGGTCGGCGATATCTATCTCGGGGTTGTCGAGAACATCATCCCCGGCATTGATGCGGCATTCGTCAACATCGGCGATGCCGAGCGCAACGGCTTCATGCACGTTACCGATTTAGGGCCGCTGCGGCAAAAGCGCAGCGCGGGCACCATCACCGAGCTGCTCGTGCCGTACCAAAAGGTGCTGGTGCAGGTGATGAAGGAACCGACCAGCACCAAAGGGCCGCGGCTGACCGGCAACATTACGCTGCCGGGGCGCTACGTCGTTCTCATGCCCTACGGCAAAGGCGTCAATCTCTCCCAGCGCATCAGCCAGGACAGCGAGCGCAACCGCTTGCGCGCGCTGGGCGTTTTGACCAAGCCAGCCGGTATGGGGTTGCTGGTGCGAACCGAGGCTGAGGGCCAACCCGAAGAAACCATCGTTGAGGATCTGGAATCGCTGCAATCGCAGTGGGAGCAAATCCAGGAGCAGGCCGGCACGGCCAAGCCCCCTGCCCTACTGACGCGCGACGACGATTTCATTCAGCGGGTTTTGCGCGATAGCTACTCCAGCGACGTCAACCGCATTGTGGTCGACTCTGACCCCGCGCTCAAGCAAGTCAAACAACAGCTAACCAACTGGAATGGGGGGCAAAAACTCAGTGGGGTCGTGCTTGATCGCCACCGCGAGTCCCAGCCCATCCTGGACTACTTCCGCATCACAGCCACCATCCGGGAGGCGCTCAAGCCGCGCGTAGAGCTGCCCTCGGGCGGCCACATTGTCATCGAGCCCACCGAGGCCCTAACCGTCGTCGATGTCAACTCCGGCTCGTTTACGCGCTCGGCCACCGCGCGCGAGACCGTATTGTGGACCAACTGCGAGGCAGCTTGGGAGATCGCCCGCCAGTTGCGCCTGCGCAAAATCGGCGGGGTGATTATTGTCGATTTCATCGACATGGAGTCGCGGCGCGATCAGCTGCGCGTGCTGGAGTACTTCGACCAGGCCCTCCAAGCTGACAAGGCCAAACCCCAAATCGCCCAACTCTCCGAGCTGGGCCTAATCGAGCTGACCCGCAAGCGCGAAGGCAAAAGCTTGTACGAGCTCTTTAGCCAAACCTGCACCAGCTGCGAAGGACTGGGGCACCTGGCGCGCCTGCCGGGCGAGCCGGATGGCGAGCGCCCGAGCGGGCCCCAGCAGCGACCGAGCCTGAGCGAAGCGAAAGCAACGGATGGGGTCCCCGCGGCTGGCGACGATGCCGGCAGCGATCGCGATTTGGAGTTGCTCAACCATCCCGACTATCGCGGCCGGCGCGGGGGCGAGCGGCGCGGTTCCCGCCGGCGCCGCAACGGCAAATCCGGAACGAGCAAATCGAGCGGCGAGGCCAGCCCCCCAAACGAGTCCGCATCCCAAAAAGCCACAGGGAGCGCCCGCAGCCCCCGCGGCAAAGGCAAATCGCGCTCGGAGCGCAACCAAACGCCTGCACCTGCTTCGGAGACTAGCCCAACAGAGGCTGATGGGGGGACCGGCAAATCCCCGTCGCGCAGTCGGGTGCGCTCGGATCGCAGCGCCGCCTCGGACAAAGCGCCCCTGGAAACGGTGACTGTGGAGATGACGCCGCAGGAACAGCAAGTCTATGCCCTGATGGGCCTTTCGCCGCTCGTTCGACTGGATCGCGAAATTAGCAACCCGCAATCGGTGGTTGCCCAAGTGCGGCCCCCGGCTGAGGCGAGCGCTGCTCCCGCCGCCTCTGCTCCGCAAGCGGCAAGCGGGGATAGCAACCAACCCTCGAGCGGTTCGGCGCGCGAGCGCTCGACCGTGACGCCCCCACGGCGCCGGCGGCGCCGCCGCAGTGCCAGCCAGGATGGCAACGCCACCCAGTCCTAA
- a CDS encoding phosphoribosylamine--glycine ligase, with amino-acid sequence MKVAVIGSGGREHALAWKLLQSPHIERAFCLPGNGGTARTAGCQNVALAADDFAGIARCVQERGIELAVVGQEGPLAQGLTDYLHERGIPTFGPTQAGAQLEASKAWTKDLLASAGIPTAAAATFTNATAAHDYVRRQGAPLAVKADGLAAGKGVVIATTVAQAQAAIAELFQQGHTALVVEECLQGDELTVMALTDGQTVRPLLPSQDYKRIGEGDTGANTGGMGACAPAPLADGALMARIEQEILQPTVSALRSRGIDYRGVLYAGLMVTPQGEPRVLEFNCRFGDPEIQAVLPLLRSPLDELLLACTERRLAAVPALQWYPQRAVCVVTAAQGYPGAYEKGHAITGLAEAQQAGGVLFHAGTQHTEQGGCVTAGGRVLAVTATGETFERARAQAYAATERIAFAGKYYRRDIGDRLS; translated from the coding sequence ATGAAGGTTGCCGTCATTGGGAGTGGGGGGCGCGAGCACGCGCTGGCCTGGAAGCTATTGCAATCGCCGCACATCGAGCGCGCCTTCTGCCTGCCCGGTAATGGCGGGACTGCTCGGACGGCCGGCTGTCAGAACGTTGCCCTCGCTGCCGACGATTTCGCCGGCATTGCGCGCTGCGTGCAGGAGCGCGGCATCGAGCTGGCCGTGGTCGGACAGGAAGGACCGCTGGCACAGGGGTTAACCGACTACCTGCACGAGCGCGGCATCCCCACCTTCGGTCCCACCCAAGCAGGCGCGCAGCTCGAGGCCAGCAAGGCTTGGACCAAGGATCTGCTGGCCTCGGCCGGCATCCCCACCGCAGCCGCCGCGACGTTCACCAATGCCACCGCTGCCCATGACTACGTACGCCGCCAGGGCGCGCCCCTGGCTGTCAAAGCCGACGGCTTGGCAGCGGGCAAAGGCGTCGTCATTGCTACGACGGTGGCGCAAGCCCAGGCCGCGATCGCCGAGCTATTCCAACAGGGCCATACCGCGCTGGTCGTTGAGGAGTGCTTGCAGGGGGACGAGCTCACGGTCATGGCCCTCACGGACGGGCAGACCGTGCGTCCGCTGCTGCCTTCCCAGGACTACAAGCGCATTGGCGAGGGCGACACGGGGGCCAATACCGGAGGCATGGGGGCTTGCGCGCCCGCACCGCTGGCTGATGGCGCCCTAATGGCGCGCATCGAGCAGGAGATCTTGCAACCCACCGTGAGCGCGCTGCGATCGCGCGGCATTGACTATCGGGGCGTGCTCTATGCCGGCTTGATGGTGACCCCCCAAGGCGAGCCTCGCGTGCTGGAGTTCAATTGCCGCTTTGGCGATCCCGAAATCCAGGCCGTACTGCCGCTGCTGCGCTCGCCGCTGGATGAGCTGCTGCTGGCCTGTACCGAGCGTCGGCTGGCAGCAGTACCAGCGCTGCAATGGTATCCCCAGCGAGCGGTTTGCGTCGTAACCGCCGCGCAAGGCTATCCCGGTGCCTATGAAAAAGGCCATGCCATCACCGGTCTAGCTGAGGCGCAGCAGGCTGGGGGGGTGCTGTTTCATGCCGGAACCCAGCACACCGAGCAGGGGGGATGCGTCACCGCTGGCGGTCGGGTCCTGGCCGTGACGGCCACTGGCGAGACGTTCGAGCGGGCGCGCGCCCAGGCTTATGCTGCGACCGAGCGCATCGCGTTTGCTGGCAAGTACTACCGCCGCGACATCGGCGATCGCCTCAGCTAA
- a CDS encoding deoxyribodipyrimidine photolyase produces MSERVLFWHRRDLRASDNIGLAAAHRQSERVVGAFCFDPALLGPAVAPARVAYLLGCLRELQQRYWQAGSELLVLYDDPSRGIPALAAAIGASAVFWNWDIEPYARARDRAVGEALHERGIAAHGYWDQLLHAPGEIRTQSSSQPYTVFGPFARNWQRQPKAAPAAALEAAQGLSEQERRAAQAAGARSLPSERELGFSWRGELPLAPGEAAARQRLTAFCDRALGDYGWQRDFPAVEGTSQLSAALKLGAIGIREVWQAASATGTTSRSEEASHSVQAWQQELAWREFYQHALYFFPKLADGPYRRVFVGFPWDNDPERFAAWCAGQTGYPIVDAAMRQLNAVGWMHNRCRMIVANFLTKDLLVDWRWGERYFMQALFDGDLAANNGGWQWSTSCGLDPKPLRVFNPTTQARKFDPEGEYVRAWVPELRSLEPEALVSGNIPEAERDRCGYPPPIVDHHQQQRTFKARYQQQKAAADA; encoded by the coding sequence ATGAGCGAGCGGGTCCTGTTTTGGCACCGCCGCGATCTGCGCGCCTCCGACAACATCGGCCTGGCCGCTGCCCACCGGCAAAGCGAGCGCGTGGTGGGCGCGTTTTGCTTTGACCCGGCCTTACTGGGACCGGCAGTGGCCCCTGCCCGTGTTGCATACCTGCTAGGTTGCCTGCGCGAGCTGCAGCAGCGCTACTGGCAAGCGGGCAGCGAGCTGCTGGTGCTGTACGATGACCCCAGCCGCGGCATTCCAGCGCTCGCGGCGGCGATTGGGGCCAGCGCGGTCTTTTGGAATTGGGATATCGAGCCCTACGCCCGAGCTCGCGATCGCGCCGTGGGCGAGGCCCTGCACGAGCGCGGTATTGCCGCGCACGGCTACTGGGACCAGCTGCTGCATGCCCCCGGCGAGATCCGGACGCAATCGAGCAGCCAACCTTATACGGTCTTTGGGCCGTTTGCCCGCAACTGGCAGCGCCAGCCCAAGGCAGCACCCGCGGCCGCCTTGGAGGCAGCGCAGGGGTTGAGCGAGCAAGAGCGGCGCGCCGCCCAAGCAGCCGGTGCCCGGTCGCTGCCGAGCGAGCGCGAGCTGGGCTTTAGCTGGCGCGGTGAGCTGCCGCTAGCACCGGGCGAGGCGGCAGCGCGGCAGCGCCTGACCGCCTTTTGTGATCGCGCCTTGGGCGACTACGGCTGGCAGCGCGACTTCCCGGCGGTTGAAGGCACCTCCCAGCTTAGTGCCGCGCTCAAACTGGGGGCCATCGGCATTCGCGAGGTGTGGCAGGCGGCCAGCGCCACAGGCACCACCAGCCGCAGCGAGGAAGCCAGCCACAGCGTGCAAGCCTGGCAGCAGGAGCTGGCCTGGCGCGAGTTCTACCAGCATGCCCTGTACTTTTTCCCCAAGCTGGCCGATGGACCTTACCGGCGAGTGTTTGTGGGCTTTCCGTGGGACAACGATCCCGAGCGCTTCGCGGCGTGGTGCGCCGGGCAAACGGGCTATCCCATTGTGGATGCCGCCATGCGCCAGCTCAATGCCGTGGGCTGGATGCACAACCGCTGCCGCATGATCGTGGCGAACTTTTTGACCAAAGATCTGCTCGTTGACTGGCGCTGGGGCGAGCGCTACTTCATGCAAGCGCTTTTTGACGGCGATTTGGCTGCCAACAACGGCGGCTGGCAATGGAGTACCTCGTGTGGGCTCGATCCCAAGCCGCTGCGCGTGTTCAACCCCACTACCCAGGCCCGCAAGTTCGACCCTGAAGGCGAGTACGTGCGCGCTTGGGTGCCGGAGCTGCGATCGCTGGAGCCGGAAGCGCTCGTTAGCGGCAACATCCCGGAGGCCGAGCGCGATCGCTGCGGCTATCCGCCCCCCATTGTCGACCACCACCAGCAGCAGCGCACGTTCAAAGCGCGCTACCAGCAGCAAAAAGCGGCTGCCGATGCCTAA
- a CDS encoding NUDIX hydrolase, with protein MPPGSEPPQLLKQRLRYQGRKFDFEVNALRLPNQSEGDWECIRHPGGALAVPVTSQGELVLVRQYRFTVSDRLLEFPAGTLEPGESAATTIAREIEEEIGYRTHRWQALGEFALAPGYSDEYIYAFLARELELLAAPPSGDADEDIEIVTLTPQALEDAIRAGEPVDAKSIGSFWLARPHLEAA; from the coding sequence ATGCCCCCCGGCTCGGAACCGCCGCAGCTGCTCAAGCAGCGCTTGCGCTACCAAGGCCGCAAGTTCGACTTTGAAGTCAATGCCCTGCGCCTGCCCAACCAAAGCGAGGGCGACTGGGAGTGCATCCGCCATCCCGGTGGCGCCCTGGCCGTACCGGTAACGTCCCAAGGCGAGCTGGTGCTGGTGCGGCAGTATCGCTTCACCGTCAGCGACCGGCTGCTGGAGTTTCCTGCCGGAACGCTCGAACCGGGGGAAAGCGCCGCCACCACCATCGCGCGCGAAATTGAGGAAGAGATTGGCTACCGCACCCACCGCTGGCAAGCGCTGGGGGAGTTTGCCCTCGCGCCCGGCTATTCGGACGAATACATCTATGCCTTCCTGGCACGCGAGCTGGAGCTGCTAGCTGCGCCTCCCAGCGGCGATGCCGATGAGGACATCGAGATCGTGACCCTAACGCCCCAGGCGCTCGAGGATGCCATTCGGGCTGGCGAGCCTGTGGATGCCAAATCCATCGGTAGCTTTTGGCTGGCGCGCCCGCATTTGGAGGCGGCATGA
- the folK gene encoding 2-amino-4-hydroxy-6-hydroxymethyldihydropteridine diphosphokinase, whose protein sequence is MAAPNSDTAAIALGSNLGESQAILERALARLEREPELTVQQRSRWYRTVPIGPPQPAFVNGSALLASTLPPKALLERLLAVETEFGRQRQQRWGPRVLDLDLILFGQVIAATPQLQLPHPRLSERAFVLVPLAEIAPHWRHPVSGQTMASLAQALDWSGVCPL, encoded by the coding sequence ATGGCCGCCCCCAACAGCGACACGGCCGCGATCGCGCTCGGTAGCAACTTGGGCGAGTCCCAAGCGATCTTGGAGCGCGCCCTCGCGCGGCTCGAGCGCGAGCCCGAGCTGACCGTGCAGCAGCGCTCGCGCTGGTATCGCACCGTCCCCATAGGGCCGCCCCAGCCCGCCTTCGTCAACGGCAGCGCGCTGCTGGCCAGCACGCTGCCGCCAAAAGCGCTGCTCGAGCGCTTGCTGGCCGTCGAGACCGAGTTCGGGCGCCAGCGCCAGCAGCGCTGGGGACCGCGGGTCCTCGATTTGGATCTGATCCTATTCGGACAGGTGATCGCGGCCACGCCCCAGTTGCAGCTGCCGCACCCGCGCCTGTCCGAGCGGGCCTTTGTGCTGGTGCCGCTAGCCGAGATTGCCCCCCACTGGCGGCATCCCGTCTCGGGGCAAACCATGGCCTCGCTGGCGCAAGCGCTAGACTGGTCCGGCGTATGCCCGCTCTGA
- a CDS encoding prephenate dehydratase: MTTSIAHLGPSGTHAETAALAYARWLQQNRDCSGWLCPYPSITQTLDAVARGEVALGIVPVENSIEGSVAIALDKLWELEVLQIQQALVLPVAHALLSHARSLSALRTVYSHPQALAQCQGWLDRYLPEAQLIPMQSTTEALDALAREPQAAAIASPRAARLYNLPVLAAEVSDYPDNCTRFWVLGLQPATSGRYVSLAFSAPANAPGTLVNPLSAFAQRDINLTRIESRPTKRSLGEYLFFIDFEGDTHQPAVQAALAELRAHTEVLKIFGNYDVLPVRDPQAQ, from the coding sequence ATGACAACCTCCATCGCCCACCTCGGCCCTAGCGGAACGCACGCCGAAACGGCCGCTTTGGCTTACGCCCGCTGGCTGCAACAAAACCGGGACTGCTCGGGGTGGCTCTGCCCCTATCCCAGCATCACCCAAACGCTGGATGCAGTCGCCCGCGGTGAGGTTGCGTTGGGGATCGTGCCGGTCGAGAACTCGATCGAAGGGAGCGTTGCCATCGCGCTGGATAAGCTCTGGGAACTGGAGGTCCTCCAGATTCAGCAAGCCTTAGTGCTGCCGGTGGCGCACGCGCTGCTGTCCCATGCCCGCTCGCTGTCGGCACTGCGAACGGTTTATTCGCACCCGCAGGCTCTGGCGCAGTGCCAGGGCTGGCTGGATCGCTACCTGCCCGAGGCCCAGCTCATCCCCATGCAGTCGACAACTGAAGCCCTAGACGCACTCGCCCGCGAGCCGCAAGCCGCCGCGATCGCTTCGCCGCGCGCTGCCCGGCTCTACAACCTGCCGGTGCTGGCCGCCGAGGTCAGCGACTACCCCGACAACTGCACCCGCTTTTGGGTCCTGGGCCTGCAGCCTGCTACTAGCGGCCGCTACGTCTCGCTGGCTTTTAGCGCTCCGGCCAACGCACCAGGCACCCTGGTCAATCCCCTGTCGGCCTTTGCCCAACGCGATATCAACCTGACGCGCATCGAGTCTCGACCCACCAAGCGCTCGTTGGGCGAATACCTATTTTTTATCGATTTCGAGGGCGATACGCACCAACCTGCGGTTCAGGCTGCCCTAGCGGAGCTGCGAGCCCATACGGAGGTGCTCAAAATCTTTGGCAACTACGATGTGTTGCCCGTGCGCGATCCGCAGGCTCAGTGA